From Chionomys nivalis chromosome 21, mChiNiv1.1, whole genome shotgun sequence, a single genomic window includes:
- the LOC130863854 gene encoding pyrethroid hydrolase Ces2e-like isoform X1 — MGLEQTPVWLTTVACGLLLLFLVQGQDSASPIRTTHTGQIQGSLIHMKGLDVGVHSFLGIPFAKPPVGPLRFAPPEPPEPWSGVRDGTSHPAMCLQDISALNMQALKLLKLTLPPIPMSEDCLFLNIYTPDHAHEGSKLPVMVWIHGGALVIGMASLYDGSMLAATEDVVVVTIQYRLGVLGFFSTGDQHARGNWGYLDQVAALSWVQQNIAYFGGNPDCVTIFGESAGGTSVSSHVVSPMSRGLFHRAIMESGVALISSLISESSEAVYRVVVNLSGCEQVDSEALVNCLRDKTEDEIMAINKAFKIIPGIVDGVFLPRHPKELLASADFQSIPSIIGVNNDEYGWIIPSVRPRRKALGLWEACSIKELDRQTVQAILRRRAAQMMWPPEFSDLLMEEYMGDNEDTQLLQVQFTEMMEDLTFVVPALQVAHFQRSRAPVYFYEFQHRPNFFKDSKPPHVKADHGDEILFIFRSFWGGTQIDLTEEEEQLSRRMMKYWANFARHGNPNSEGLPYWPMFDHDEQYLQLDIQPAVGRALKARRLQFWTQTLPQKMQELKEAEGRHMEL, encoded by the exons GCCAGGACTCAGCCAGTCCCATCAGGACCACACACACAGGCCAGATACAAGGCAGCCTCATCCACATGAAGGGCCTTGATGTGGGTGTCCACAGCTTCCTGGGAATTCCCTTTGCCAAGCCACCTGTGGGACCACTGCGCTTTGCTCCCCCTGAGCCACCTGAGCCATGGAGTGGTGTGAGAGATGGGACCTCCCATCCAGCCAT GTGTCTGCAGGATATCAGTGCACTGAATATGCAGGCTCTTAAGCTGTTGAAGCTGACCCTGCCTCCCATCCCCATGTCTGAGGACTGCCTCTTCCTTAACATCTATACACCAGACCATGCCCACGAGGGTTCCAAGCTGCCT GTGATGGTGTGGATCCATGGTGGTGCTCTGGTTATAGGCATGGCTTCCTTGTATGATGGGTCCATGCTGGCAGCCACTGAGGATGTGGTGGTGGTCACTATCCAGTACCGCCTGGGTGTTCTGGGCTTCTTCAG CACTGGAGACCAGCATGCCAGAGGCAACTGGGGCTACCTGGACCAAGTGGCCGCCCTGAGCTGGGTCCAGCAGAACATCGCCTACTTCGGAGGCAACCCTGACTGTGTCACTATTTTTGGCGAGTCTGCAGGTGGCACAAGTGTGTCTTCACATGTTGTGTCCCCCATGTCCCGAGGACTCTTCCACAGAGCCATCATGGAGAGTGGGGTGGCCCTCATATCAAGCCTCATCTCAGAATCCTCTGAAGCAGTCTATAGG GTGGTTGTCAACCTGTCTGGATGTGAGCAGGTGGACTCAGAGGCCCTGGTGAACTGTCTACGAGACAAGACTGAAGACGAGATTATGGCTATTAACAAG GCCTTCAAGATCATCCCTGGCATCGTTGATGGTGTCTTCCTGCCCAGGCATCCCAAGGAGTTGCTTGCCTCTGCTGACTTCCAATCTATCCCCAGCATTATTGGTGTCAATAATGATGAGTATGGCTGGATCATCCCCTCGGTAAGGCCCAGGCGCAAAGCCCTTGGTCTCTGGGAAGCCTGTTCTATA AAGGAACTGGACAGACAGACCGTGCAAGCTATCCTGAGGAGAAGGGCAGCACAGATG ATGTGGCCTCCTGAATTTAGTGACCTGCTTATGGAGGAGTACATGGGAGACAATGAGGACACTCAGCTTCTCCAAGTGCAGTTCACAGAGATGATGGAAGACCTCACCTTTGTGGTGCCTGCGCTGCAAGTAGCGCATTTTCAGC GTTCCCGTGCCCCTGTATACTTCTATGAGTTCCAGCATCGACCCAATTTTTTCAAGGACTCTAAACCACCCCATGTGAAGGCAGACCATGGTGACGAGATTCTCTTTATCTTCAGATCATTTTGGGGAGGCACCCAAA TTGACCTcactgaggaggaggagcagctgaGCAGGAGGATGATGAAGTACTGGGCCAACTTTGCACGACATGG GAACCCCAACAGCGAGGGTCTACCCTACTGGCCCATGTTTGACCATGATGAGCAGTACCTGCAGCTGGACATCCAGCCTGCTGTGGGCCGAGCGCTGAAGGCCAGAAGGCTGCAGTTCTGGAcccagactctgcctcaaaagatGCAGGAGCTAAAAGAGGCTGAGGGCAGGCATATGGAGTTATAG
- the LOC130863854 gene encoding pyrethroid hydrolase Ces2e-like isoform X2 has protein sequence MGLEQTPVWLTTVACGLLLLFLVQGQDSASPIRTTHTGQIQGSLIHMKGLDVGVHSFLGIPFAKPPVGPLRFAPPEPPEPWSGVRDGTSHPAMCLQDISALNMQALKLLKLTLPPIPMSEDCLFLNIYTPDHAHEGSKLPVMVWIHGGALVIGMASLYDGSMLAATEDVVVVTIQYRLGVLGFFSTGDQHARGNWGYLDQVAALSWVQQNIAYFGGNPDCVTIFGESAGGTSVSSHVVSPMSRGLFHRAIMESGVALISSLISESSEAVYRVVVNLSGCEQVDSEALVNCLRDKTEDEIMAINKAFKIIPGIVDGVFLPRHPKELLASADFQSIPSIIGVNNDEYGWIIPSVRPSATDSQKELDRQTVQAILRRRAAQMMWPPEFSDLLMEEYMGDNEDTQLLQVQFTEMMEDLTFVVPALQVAHFQRSRAPVYFYEFQHRPNFFKDSKPPHVKADHGDEILFIFRSFWGGTQIDLTEEEEQLSRRMMKYWANFARHGNPNSEGLPYWPMFDHDEQYLQLDIQPAVGRALKARRLQFWTQTLPQKMQELKEAEGRHMEL, from the exons GCCAGGACTCAGCCAGTCCCATCAGGACCACACACACAGGCCAGATACAAGGCAGCCTCATCCACATGAAGGGCCTTGATGTGGGTGTCCACAGCTTCCTGGGAATTCCCTTTGCCAAGCCACCTGTGGGACCACTGCGCTTTGCTCCCCCTGAGCCACCTGAGCCATGGAGTGGTGTGAGAGATGGGACCTCCCATCCAGCCAT GTGTCTGCAGGATATCAGTGCACTGAATATGCAGGCTCTTAAGCTGTTGAAGCTGACCCTGCCTCCCATCCCCATGTCTGAGGACTGCCTCTTCCTTAACATCTATACACCAGACCATGCCCACGAGGGTTCCAAGCTGCCT GTGATGGTGTGGATCCATGGTGGTGCTCTGGTTATAGGCATGGCTTCCTTGTATGATGGGTCCATGCTGGCAGCCACTGAGGATGTGGTGGTGGTCACTATCCAGTACCGCCTGGGTGTTCTGGGCTTCTTCAG CACTGGAGACCAGCATGCCAGAGGCAACTGGGGCTACCTGGACCAAGTGGCCGCCCTGAGCTGGGTCCAGCAGAACATCGCCTACTTCGGAGGCAACCCTGACTGTGTCACTATTTTTGGCGAGTCTGCAGGTGGCACAAGTGTGTCTTCACATGTTGTGTCCCCCATGTCCCGAGGACTCTTCCACAGAGCCATCATGGAGAGTGGGGTGGCCCTCATATCAAGCCTCATCTCAGAATCCTCTGAAGCAGTCTATAGG GTGGTTGTCAACCTGTCTGGATGTGAGCAGGTGGACTCAGAGGCCCTGGTGAACTGTCTACGAGACAAGACTGAAGACGAGATTATGGCTATTAACAAG GCCTTCAAGATCATCCCTGGCATCGTTGATGGTGTCTTCCTGCCCAGGCATCCCAAGGAGTTGCTTGCCTCTGCTGACTTCCAATCTATCCCCAGCATTATTGGTGTCAATAATGATGAGTATGGCTGGATCATCCCCTCGGTAAGGCCCAG CGCCACTGACTCCCAGAAGGAACTGGACAGACAGACCGTGCAAGCTATCCTGAGGAGAAGGGCAGCACAGATG ATGTGGCCTCCTGAATTTAGTGACCTGCTTATGGAGGAGTACATGGGAGACAATGAGGACACTCAGCTTCTCCAAGTGCAGTTCACAGAGATGATGGAAGACCTCACCTTTGTGGTGCCTGCGCTGCAAGTAGCGCATTTTCAGC GTTCCCGTGCCCCTGTATACTTCTATGAGTTCCAGCATCGACCCAATTTTTTCAAGGACTCTAAACCACCCCATGTGAAGGCAGACCATGGTGACGAGATTCTCTTTATCTTCAGATCATTTTGGGGAGGCACCCAAA TTGACCTcactgaggaggaggagcagctgaGCAGGAGGATGATGAAGTACTGGGCCAACTTTGCACGACATGG GAACCCCAACAGCGAGGGTCTACCCTACTGGCCCATGTTTGACCATGATGAGCAGTACCTGCAGCTGGACATCCAGCCTGCTGTGGGCCGAGCGCTGAAGGCCAGAAGGCTGCAGTTCTGGAcccagactctgcctcaaaagatGCAGGAGCTAAAAGAGGCTGAGGGCAGGCATATGGAGTTATAG
- the LOC130863854 gene encoding pyrethroid hydrolase Ces2e-like isoform X3 — MGLEQTPVWLTTVACGLLLLFLVQGQDSASPIRTTHTGQIQGSLIHMKGLDVGVHSFLGIPFAKPPVGPLRFAPPEPPEPWSGVRDGTSHPAMCLQDISALNMQALKLLKLTLPPIPMSEDCLFLNIYTPDHAHEGSKLPVMVWIHGGALVIGMASLYDGSMLAATEDVVVVTIQYRLGVLGFFSTGDQHARGNWGYLDQVAALSWVQQNIAYFGGNPDCVTIFGESAGGTSVSSHVVSPMSRGLFHRAIMESGVALISSLISESSEAVYRVVVNLSGCEQVDSEALVNCLRDKTEDEIMAINKAFKIIPGIVDGVFLPRHPKELLASADFQSIPSIIGVNNDEYGWIIPSSISATDSQKELDRQTVQAILRRRAAQMMWPPEFSDLLMEEYMGDNEDTQLLQVQFTEMMEDLTFVVPALQVAHFQRSRAPVYFYEFQHRPNFFKDSKPPHVKADHGDEILFIFRSFWGGTQIDLTEEEEQLSRRMMKYWANFARHGNPNSEGLPYWPMFDHDEQYLQLDIQPAVGRALKARRLQFWTQTLPQKMQELKEAEGRHMEL; from the exons GCCAGGACTCAGCCAGTCCCATCAGGACCACACACACAGGCCAGATACAAGGCAGCCTCATCCACATGAAGGGCCTTGATGTGGGTGTCCACAGCTTCCTGGGAATTCCCTTTGCCAAGCCACCTGTGGGACCACTGCGCTTTGCTCCCCCTGAGCCACCTGAGCCATGGAGTGGTGTGAGAGATGGGACCTCCCATCCAGCCAT GTGTCTGCAGGATATCAGTGCACTGAATATGCAGGCTCTTAAGCTGTTGAAGCTGACCCTGCCTCCCATCCCCATGTCTGAGGACTGCCTCTTCCTTAACATCTATACACCAGACCATGCCCACGAGGGTTCCAAGCTGCCT GTGATGGTGTGGATCCATGGTGGTGCTCTGGTTATAGGCATGGCTTCCTTGTATGATGGGTCCATGCTGGCAGCCACTGAGGATGTGGTGGTGGTCACTATCCAGTACCGCCTGGGTGTTCTGGGCTTCTTCAG CACTGGAGACCAGCATGCCAGAGGCAACTGGGGCTACCTGGACCAAGTGGCCGCCCTGAGCTGGGTCCAGCAGAACATCGCCTACTTCGGAGGCAACCCTGACTGTGTCACTATTTTTGGCGAGTCTGCAGGTGGCACAAGTGTGTCTTCACATGTTGTGTCCCCCATGTCCCGAGGACTCTTCCACAGAGCCATCATGGAGAGTGGGGTGGCCCTCATATCAAGCCTCATCTCAGAATCCTCTGAAGCAGTCTATAGG GTGGTTGTCAACCTGTCTGGATGTGAGCAGGTGGACTCAGAGGCCCTGGTGAACTGTCTACGAGACAAGACTGAAGACGAGATTATGGCTATTAACAAG GCCTTCAAGATCATCCCTGGCATCGTTGATGGTGTCTTCCTGCCCAGGCATCCCAAGGAGTTGCTTGCCTCTGCTGACTTCCAATCTATCCCCAGCATTATTGGTGTCAATAATGATGAGTATGGCTGGATCATCCCCTCG AGCATTAGCGCCACTGACTCCCAGAAGGAACTGGACAGACAGACCGTGCAAGCTATCCTGAGGAGAAGGGCAGCACAGATG ATGTGGCCTCCTGAATTTAGTGACCTGCTTATGGAGGAGTACATGGGAGACAATGAGGACACTCAGCTTCTCCAAGTGCAGTTCACAGAGATGATGGAAGACCTCACCTTTGTGGTGCCTGCGCTGCAAGTAGCGCATTTTCAGC GTTCCCGTGCCCCTGTATACTTCTATGAGTTCCAGCATCGACCCAATTTTTTCAAGGACTCTAAACCACCCCATGTGAAGGCAGACCATGGTGACGAGATTCTCTTTATCTTCAGATCATTTTGGGGAGGCACCCAAA TTGACCTcactgaggaggaggagcagctgaGCAGGAGGATGATGAAGTACTGGGCCAACTTTGCACGACATGG GAACCCCAACAGCGAGGGTCTACCCTACTGGCCCATGTTTGACCATGATGAGCAGTACCTGCAGCTGGACATCCAGCCTGCTGTGGGCCGAGCGCTGAAGGCCAGAAGGCTGCAGTTCTGGAcccagactctgcctcaaaagatGCAGGAGCTAAAAGAGGCTGAGGGCAGGCATATGGAGTTATAG
- the LOC130863854 gene encoding pyrethroid hydrolase Ces2e-like isoform X4: MGLEQTPVWLTTVACGLLLLFLVQGQDSASPIRTTHTGQIQGSLIHMKGLDVGVHSFLGIPFAKPPVGPLRFAPPEPPEPWSGVRDGTSHPAMCLQDISALNMQALKLLKLTLPPIPMSEDCLFLNIYTPDHAHEGSKLPVMVWIHGGALVIGMASLYDGSMLAATEDVVVVTIQYRLGVLGFFSTGDQHARGNWGYLDQVAALSWVQQNIAYFGGNPDCVTIFGESAGGTSVSSHVVSPMSRGLFHRAIMESGVALISSLISESSEAVYRVVVNLSGCEQVDSEALVNCLRDKTEDEIMAINKAFKIIPGIVDGVFLPRHPKELLASADFQSIPSIIGVNNDEYGWIIPSSISATDSQKELDRQTVQAILRRRAAQMMWPPEFSDLLMEEYMGDNEDTQLLQVQFTEMMEDLTFVVPALQVAHFQRSRAPVYFYEFQHRPNFFKDSKPPHVKADHVDLTEEEEQLSRRMMKYWANFARHGNPNSEGLPYWPMFDHDEQYLQLDIQPAVGRALKARRLQFWTQTLPQKMQELKEAEGRHMEL, translated from the exons GCCAGGACTCAGCCAGTCCCATCAGGACCACACACACAGGCCAGATACAAGGCAGCCTCATCCACATGAAGGGCCTTGATGTGGGTGTCCACAGCTTCCTGGGAATTCCCTTTGCCAAGCCACCTGTGGGACCACTGCGCTTTGCTCCCCCTGAGCCACCTGAGCCATGGAGTGGTGTGAGAGATGGGACCTCCCATCCAGCCAT GTGTCTGCAGGATATCAGTGCACTGAATATGCAGGCTCTTAAGCTGTTGAAGCTGACCCTGCCTCCCATCCCCATGTCTGAGGACTGCCTCTTCCTTAACATCTATACACCAGACCATGCCCACGAGGGTTCCAAGCTGCCT GTGATGGTGTGGATCCATGGTGGTGCTCTGGTTATAGGCATGGCTTCCTTGTATGATGGGTCCATGCTGGCAGCCACTGAGGATGTGGTGGTGGTCACTATCCAGTACCGCCTGGGTGTTCTGGGCTTCTTCAG CACTGGAGACCAGCATGCCAGAGGCAACTGGGGCTACCTGGACCAAGTGGCCGCCCTGAGCTGGGTCCAGCAGAACATCGCCTACTTCGGAGGCAACCCTGACTGTGTCACTATTTTTGGCGAGTCTGCAGGTGGCACAAGTGTGTCTTCACATGTTGTGTCCCCCATGTCCCGAGGACTCTTCCACAGAGCCATCATGGAGAGTGGGGTGGCCCTCATATCAAGCCTCATCTCAGAATCCTCTGAAGCAGTCTATAGG GTGGTTGTCAACCTGTCTGGATGTGAGCAGGTGGACTCAGAGGCCCTGGTGAACTGTCTACGAGACAAGACTGAAGACGAGATTATGGCTATTAACAAG GCCTTCAAGATCATCCCTGGCATCGTTGATGGTGTCTTCCTGCCCAGGCATCCCAAGGAGTTGCTTGCCTCTGCTGACTTCCAATCTATCCCCAGCATTATTGGTGTCAATAATGATGAGTATGGCTGGATCATCCCCTCG AGCATTAGCGCCACTGACTCCCAGAAGGAACTGGACAGACAGACCGTGCAAGCTATCCTGAGGAGAAGGGCAGCACAGATG ATGTGGCCTCCTGAATTTAGTGACCTGCTTATGGAGGAGTACATGGGAGACAATGAGGACACTCAGCTTCTCCAAGTGCAGTTCACAGAGATGATGGAAGACCTCACCTTTGTGGTGCCTGCGCTGCAAGTAGCGCATTTTCAGC GTTCCCGTGCCCCTGTATACTTCTATGAGTTCCAGCATCGACCCAATTTTTTCAAGGACTCTAAACCACCCCATGTGAAGGCAGACCATG TTGACCTcactgaggaggaggagcagctgaGCAGGAGGATGATGAAGTACTGGGCCAACTTTGCACGACATGG GAACCCCAACAGCGAGGGTCTACCCTACTGGCCCATGTTTGACCATGATGAGCAGTACCTGCAGCTGGACATCCAGCCTGCTGTGGGCCGAGCGCTGAAGGCCAGAAGGCTGCAGTTCTGGAcccagactctgcctcaaaagatGCAGGAGCTAAAAGAGGCTGAGGGCAGGCATATGGAGTTATAG